The following are from one region of the Simiduia agarivorans SA1 = DSM 21679 genome:
- a CDS encoding sugar kinase — MNDFVIMGECLIELAWDEKGNINQGFAGDVYSVAAYLKRANPSARARLLCAIGQDALSQALVSSLESETVETSLLLPHPQRHLGLYAINNDAKGERTFMYWRSESAARQTLSLLDAATLLQAPPAVFYFTGISLAILEPDSRLAFWQLVESLISAGTRIVFDSNYRARLWAHKDEAKGQYERAFTSAHMILPGVDDFEALYDLQSGEAVAEFLSQFDVETLVIKNGPGEILYGQPQALERFPVTPVAQVIDTTAAGDSFAGTLLAQLSKGDALVDAIARAAFIAGRVIGHKGAILPANLYPAD, encoded by the coding sequence ATGAATGATTTCGTAATCATGGGCGAGTGCCTGATCGAGCTGGCCTGGGACGAAAAAGGCAATATAAATCAGGGATTTGCAGGCGATGTTTACAGTGTGGCCGCGTACCTTAAACGCGCCAACCCAAGCGCCCGCGCCCGCCTTTTGTGCGCCATAGGGCAGGATGCTCTGAGCCAGGCGCTGGTCAGCTCTCTGGAATCGGAAACCGTTGAAACCAGCCTGTTGCTGCCCCACCCCCAGCGCCATCTCGGCCTCTACGCCATCAACAACGATGCAAAGGGTGAGCGCACCTTCATGTATTGGCGCTCTGAGTCTGCCGCACGGCAGACACTGTCCTTGTTAGACGCCGCCACACTCCTGCAAGCACCGCCTGCGGTTTTCTATTTTACCGGTATCAGCCTGGCCATTCTGGAACCCGACAGCCGGCTGGCATTCTGGCAACTGGTGGAAAGCCTGATCAGTGCCGGCACCCGCATCGTTTTCGACTCGAATTACCGCGCCCGCCTCTGGGCCCACAAGGACGAAGCGAAGGGTCAATATGAGCGGGCCTTCACCTCAGCACACATGATCCTGCCGGGCGTGGATGACTTTGAGGCCCTGTACGACCTGCAATCGGGTGAAGCGGTAGCTGAATTCCTCAGCCAGTTTGATGTAGAGACGTTGGTTATTAAAAATGGTCCGGGTGAAATCCTGTACGGCCAACCCCAGGCACTGGAGCGTTTCCCCGTAACCCCCGTTGCGCAAGTGATAGATACCACCGCCGCAGGTGATTCCTTTGCCGGCACCCTGTTGGCACAACTGAGCAAGGGCGACGCGCTGGTAGATGCCATTGCCCGAGCCGCCTTTATTGCCGGCCGGGTTATTGGGCACAAGGGCGCCATATTGCCCGCCAACTTGTACCCGGCGGACTGA
- a CDS encoding TonB-dependent receptor encodes MSAAVIAATSMSVYAQDDASIEEAEQLEEIQVYGIRRSIEKSVDDKRFATNIKDTINAEDIGKSTDQNIAEALSRVTGVSAQTRDGEGTTITVRGANAQQNNISLNGVPLGATDFSQAVDLSAYSSDILSKIEVVKTPSADHEEGALGANVNLVTVRPLDSDEALNITIQGRQNDLSDNRDYKLSFSGSQKFLDDTLGVALTVFDETNSVRKDEYSRSDFRAYHVDVARDQNGNVVNDVWGVAPNFTEYSLNQNEYRRQGVNLGVQWMATDTTEVMLNASHNVQDISNTLDQIKVGIGQVGNMVGGIVEGVNESAPSDPSWTDPQEDWYVIDSNTNTFTKNLSRNASGQFNASLNEFENINDIVSLEIKQDIGDSIVVSGGINYSKAEQKPGESYWTNLQNYGRISAKQVALTSPDDIEPVGYDCSSGRCVIVSGTGLVDFGTIVPPDAEHITDNRSTTLFNPQDYDAFHLGYQSKNDVRVEDTQKSAYVDLDWDVEVAGLTKIEAGFKYSQREKAVDNQLYTFNSVADGVVVLDPNGNPVALPNGLLDIDASFVNEGKFPVDDFMKTLGYADGAHSAWTTIDPQQAFAVAQGDGELAIVRDDTETRNTKLDNFAVYIKGNFAFLDDKLTGDVGVRYVRTTVESAGYSGANFYGDVNNTGIIMDPFKIQALRDQSNPACPAWGSYLYTDSTDPGYSPWNQGVRWERIDGNGFDTKGTADYSDDTALPAVDGPCYDWTTEQDFGWGDGSGFSGWWNWRHSDISTDARYVYFQTEDGKRVLDENGNLYWEDRSRRSFAVEDKHDYGMLLPSLNLNYLLTDDLIGRFAVSKTMARPQIDSLRPGFKFEEDVWTRNNTITMTNTKLDPLTSNNLDLSLEWYFSEGSLLAGGVFYKDMTNFEESQTILTYSDDLRDLGLDPNAPAYNPADLVKPVGSDLAGCFPKRMHDSWGIGDWFFSGDPEQMCAMFQTTTIKNGKGASIKGLELQYVQTFDMLPGFLSGLGTQLNYTYQSSEYDQEVSSIDPSVVVPALPVAYTPEHSYNATVFWERNGHQVRLAYQGQTDQLAQRSWGAGALWQEARATLDLSATYQLTDTIALSFNAVNLTDAPVRTYFTSRFLNLGGEILDEGSPLSDGATDSRTVSEYKTGRSYRLGISARF; translated from the coding sequence TTGTCTGCGGCAGTGATTGCTGCCACCAGCATGAGCGTTTATGCCCAGGATGATGCCAGCATTGAAGAAGCTGAGCAGCTGGAAGAAATTCAGGTTTATGGTATCCGCCGCAGCATTGAAAAATCTGTTGATGACAAGCGTTTTGCCACCAACATCAAAGACACCATCAACGCCGAAGATATAGGTAAGTCTACCGACCAGAATATTGCCGAAGCCCTGTCCCGGGTGACGGGCGTTTCCGCGCAAACACGTGATGGCGAAGGGACCACCATTACCGTACGCGGTGCCAATGCGCAGCAGAACAATATCAGCCTGAACGGCGTTCCATTGGGCGCCACCGACTTCAGCCAGGCGGTAGACCTTTCGGCTTACTCATCCGATATCCTGTCAAAAATTGAAGTGGTCAAAACGCCCTCTGCCGATCATGAGGAAGGAGCGTTGGGTGCAAACGTAAATCTGGTTACTGTTCGGCCATTGGACTCAGATGAGGCGCTGAACATTACCATTCAGGGGCGTCAGAATGATCTGTCTGATAATCGTGATTATAAGCTCTCTTTTTCTGGCTCTCAGAAGTTTCTGGACGATACGCTGGGTGTTGCATTAACCGTCTTTGACGAAACCAATAGCGTTCGAAAAGATGAGTACAGCCGCTCAGACTTCCGTGCTTATCACGTGGATGTGGCACGAGATCAGAATGGCAATGTGGTGAACGATGTCTGGGGTGTGGCACCCAATTTTACCGAATATTCACTGAATCAGAATGAATATCGCCGCCAGGGTGTAAATCTGGGGGTGCAGTGGATGGCAACGGATACTACTGAAGTGATGTTGAACGCAAGCCACAATGTTCAGGATATCAGCAATACGCTGGATCAGATCAAGGTGGGTATTGGTCAGGTGGGCAACATGGTGGGCGGTATCGTGGAGGGCGTAAATGAATCTGCGCCGTCAGACCCCAGTTGGACCGACCCCCAAGAAGATTGGTATGTCATAGATTCCAATACCAATACCTTTACCAAGAATCTTAGCCGTAACGCCTCCGGCCAGTTCAATGCGTCATTGAATGAATTTGAAAACATCAATGACATTGTCTCTTTGGAAATTAAGCAGGACATAGGCGATTCCATTGTGGTTTCAGGCGGTATTAACTATTCGAAGGCAGAGCAGAAACCCGGTGAATCCTATTGGACCAATCTGCAGAACTACGGTCGAATTTCCGCCAAGCAGGTAGCATTGACCTCTCCAGACGATATTGAACCCGTGGGCTACGATTGTTCTTCCGGCCGCTGTGTAATTGTCAGTGGCACCGGCTTGGTAGACTTTGGAACTATTGTTCCTCCCGATGCTGAGCACATTACCGACAATCGTTCAACCACATTATTTAATCCACAGGACTATGATGCTTTTCATTTAGGCTATCAATCCAAGAATGACGTGCGTGTGGAGGATACTCAGAAGTCCGCATACGTCGACCTGGATTGGGATGTGGAAGTGGCAGGGTTGACTAAAATTGAGGCTGGATTTAAATACTCTCAGCGTGAAAAAGCAGTTGATAACCAGCTCTACACGTTTAACAGTGTGGCTGATGGCGTTGTTGTATTGGACCCAAATGGAAACCCGGTTGCACTGCCTAATGGGTTGCTGGATATTGACGCCTCATTCGTCAATGAAGGGAAGTTTCCCGTTGATGATTTTATGAAAACGCTGGGCTACGCAGACGGTGCTCATAGCGCTTGGACTACCATCGACCCTCAGCAGGCATTTGCAGTAGCGCAGGGCGACGGTGAACTGGCAATTGTACGGGACGATACAGAAACACGTAACACCAAGCTCGATAATTTTGCAGTCTATATAAAGGGTAACTTTGCATTCCTTGATGACAAGCTGACTGGTGATGTGGGCGTTCGCTATGTCCGTACAACTGTTGAGTCAGCGGGTTACTCAGGTGCCAATTTTTACGGTGACGTAAATAATACCGGCATCATCATGGATCCTTTTAAAATTCAGGCCTTACGTGACCAAAGTAATCCCGCCTGCCCTGCGTGGGGTTCGTACCTCTACACCGATTCCACCGATCCGGGCTACTCGCCCTGGAACCAAGGTGTGCGCTGGGAGCGTATTGACGGTAATGGCTTTGACACCAAGGGCACGGCAGATTATTCCGACGACACCGCACTACCTGCGGTAGATGGCCCTTGTTACGACTGGACCACCGAACAGGACTTTGGCTGGGGAGATGGATCAGGTTTCTCCGGCTGGTGGAACTGGCGTCACTCCGATATATCTACCGATGCCCGCTACGTTTATTTTCAAACTGAAGATGGTAAGCGGGTATTGGATGAGAATGGCAACCTCTACTGGGAAGATCGTTCCAGACGCTCATTCGCCGTTGAAGACAAACATGATTATGGCATGTTGTTGCCCAGCCTGAACCTGAACTACCTGCTGACGGATGATTTAATCGGTCGCTTTGCGGTTAGTAAAACCATGGCGCGCCCACAAATTGATAGCCTGCGTCCGGGATTCAAGTTTGAAGAAGATGTGTGGACACGCAATAACACGATTACCATGACCAATACCAAGTTGGATCCACTAACATCGAACAACCTGGATCTGTCACTGGAGTGGTACTTTTCGGAGGGATCGTTACTGGCGGGCGGCGTTTTCTATAAGGACATGACCAATTTTGAAGAGTCGCAAACGATCCTTACCTACTCTGACGATCTACGTGATCTGGGCCTTGATCCGAATGCACCAGCGTACAACCCTGCGGATCTGGTTAAACCTGTTGGATCAGACCTGGCCGGCTGTTTCCCCAAGCGCATGCATGATAGCTGGGGCATTGGCGACTGGTTCTTCTCCGGTGATCCTGAGCAGATGTGTGCGATGTTCCAGACCACCACTATTAAAAATGGTAAGGGCGCAAGTATTAAAGGACTTGAACTTCAGTATGTTCAGACCTTCGACATGTTGCCAGGATTCCTGTCCGGTTTGGGTACACAGTTGAACTACACCTATCAGTCGAGTGAGTATGATCAGGAAGTGTCCAGTATTGATCCGAGCGTGGTAGTACCTGCATTGCCCGTGGCCTATACGCCAGAGCACAGCTATAACGCCACGGTATTCTGGGAGCGCAATGGACATCAGGTTCGCCTGGCCTATCAGGGGCAAACCGACCAGTTGGCGCAACGTTCCTGGGGTGCGGGTGCACTTTGGCAGGAAGCCCGGGCTACATTGGATTTGTCGGCAACCTATCAGTTGACCGATACCATCGCTCTGAGCTTTAACGCAGTGAACCTGACAGACGCACCGGTTCGTACCTACTTTACCAGCCGATTCCTCAATCTTGGTGGTGAAATACTGGATGAAGGTAGCCCATTGTCTGACGGCGCTACCGACTCCCGTACGGTATCGGAGTACAAAACCGGCCGCAGCTATCGACTGGGTATCTCTGCACGTTTCTGA
- a CDS encoding aldehyde dehydrogenase family protein — protein sequence MVSQTQKTQTFLAQAPIPFYSGGNWVNARDGSIMEVEDPAEKQLLATMAKASREDAEQAILSAASAAPAWAARPAAERATLLRKLADLCERDAEELSQLEALDVGKPVENARGFDVPFGIECIRYFADLCESQAFEQQLNIDGMNARSVRVPHGVVGFIFPWNFPLTLCMWGIAPALAAGNTVVVKPSEVTPLSTLYLAKLMDEAGFPAGVASFLPGDGPEVGEFMTQHPKIKMMSFTGSSRVGRLIGQACGAQLKPVKLELGGKGAAVICDDADLDATAAGLAGAITLNTGQVCCTATRWIVHESVADSFIEKVKAELKKVAIGAGMVEGNQMGPVVSQRQLSTILDYIARGQAEGAELLVGGKAPDDAALQNGYYIEPSLLKGAEDNICFKEEIFGPVAYITTYSDDEDALRQVNSLDYGLANSVWTRDPARADRIARLMVSGNSWINAHNVFAYGLPYGACNASGHGGGVNSPETLLDYTRNLSIAEPLV from the coding sequence ATGGTCTCGCAAACACAGAAAACCCAGACCTTTCTCGCTCAGGCCCCCATTCCGTTCTACAGCGGAGGTAACTGGGTCAATGCCCGGGATGGCAGCATCATGGAAGTGGAAGACCCCGCCGAAAAGCAGTTGCTGGCGACCATGGCCAAGGCCTCCCGTGAAGATGCCGAGCAGGCCATTCTCTCTGCCGCCAGTGCCGCTCCCGCGTGGGCTGCCCGCCCGGCCGCAGAGCGCGCCACCTTATTGCGAAAACTGGCTGACCTGTGTGAGCGCGATGCGGAGGAGTTGTCTCAGCTGGAGGCGTTGGACGTAGGGAAGCCGGTGGAAAACGCACGGGGCTTTGATGTGCCCTTTGGCATCGAGTGCATTCGTTATTTTGCCGATCTGTGTGAATCCCAGGCGTTTGAGCAGCAGCTCAATATTGATGGCATGAACGCCCGCAGTGTACGCGTACCCCACGGTGTAGTGGGTTTTATTTTCCCCTGGAATTTTCCGCTCACCCTGTGCATGTGGGGAATTGCGCCGGCATTGGCTGCGGGCAATACCGTGGTGGTTAAGCCGTCAGAGGTGACGCCTTTGTCTACTTTGTATCTGGCGAAATTAATGGATGAGGCCGGCTTTCCTGCAGGCGTGGCAAGTTTCCTGCCGGGCGATGGTCCTGAGGTGGGCGAGTTCATGACCCAGCACCCGAAAATCAAAATGATGTCTTTCACTGGTTCATCCCGCGTGGGCCGACTGATTGGCCAGGCCTGTGGTGCTCAGTTGAAGCCGGTTAAGCTGGAACTGGGAGGCAAGGGAGCCGCGGTGATCTGTGATGATGCCGATCTCGATGCCACCGCCGCGGGTCTCGCCGGTGCTATCACGTTGAACACCGGGCAGGTGTGTTGCACGGCAACCCGCTGGATAGTGCACGAATCGGTGGCAGACAGTTTCATTGAAAAAGTAAAAGCCGAGCTCAAAAAAGTGGCGATTGGCGCTGGCATGGTGGAAGGCAACCAGATGGGGCCGGTGGTGAGCCAACGCCAACTGAGCACCATACTGGACTATATCGCACGCGGTCAGGCCGAGGGTGCTGAGTTGTTAGTGGGTGGTAAAGCACCAGACGATGCAGCGCTGCAAAATGGCTACTACATTGAACCCTCGTTGTTGAAAGGCGCTGAAGACAATATCTGTTTCAAGGAAGAAATTTTCGGGCCAGTGGCCTATATCACCACCTATTCCGATGATGAAGATGCATTGCGACAGGTGAACAGCCTCGATTATGGCCTGGCCAACAGTGTGTGGACCAGAGATCCGGCGCGTGCAGACAGAATTGCGCGCTTGATGGTGAGCGGCAACAGCTGGATTAATGCTCACAATGTGTTTGCCTATGGTTTGCCCTATGGTGCCTGTAATGCCAGTGGCCATGGTGGTGGTGTTAACAGCCCTGAAACTCTATTGGATTACACCCGCAATCTATCCATTGCCGAGCCGCTGGTGTAA
- a CDS encoding phosphotransferase family protein, protein MPVAMVVVLTALKLYWITPAIYPLPSRWCNTLDIHALIKIIQRDKPGMLNAGPVDATPLTGGVSCEIFLLDDGEHRLVLKRALEKLNVKDDWYADVGRNRTEQQYLRYVADFLPDAVPRVLHSDDANGFFCMEMVEGGLQNWKQALLAGHYQMGVAQQAGRILGTIHARSFKDASLAGQFANHANFHALRLEPYLITTGKRHPSLQKYFEVAVERIAASRCCLIHGDFSPKNLLVSDSRFVVLDCEVACFGDPVFDLAFLLNHFFLKALRKPEDALAILALASAVWACYQRAAGPVVDADFEHRLTGLLPLLMLARVDGKSPVEYLGKPQQALIRTFVAELLPAPPKSLSGLIATWTKTLEEESCCENS, encoded by the coding sequence ATGCCAGTGGCCATGGTGGTGGTGTTAACAGCCCTGAAACTCTATTGGATTACACCCGCAATCTATCCATTGCCGAGCCGCTGGTGTAACACCTTGGATATTCATGCGCTGATAAAAATCATTCAGCGGGATAAACCGGGTATGTTGAACGCCGGGCCGGTTGATGCAACGCCACTGACCGGTGGCGTTTCCTGTGAAATTTTTCTGTTAGACGACGGCGAGCACCGGCTGGTGCTCAAGCGCGCGCTGGAAAAGCTGAACGTAAAAGATGACTGGTATGCGGACGTAGGCCGCAATCGCACCGAGCAGCAATACCTGCGCTATGTGGCGGATTTTCTGCCGGATGCCGTGCCTAGGGTGTTGCACAGTGACGACGCCAATGGCTTTTTTTGCATGGAGATGGTGGAAGGCGGATTGCAGAACTGGAAGCAGGCGCTGTTGGCTGGCCACTATCAGATGGGCGTTGCGCAGCAGGCCGGCAGAATACTGGGGACCATTCATGCGCGTTCGTTTAAAGATGCCTCGCTGGCCGGGCAGTTCGCCAATCACGCGAATTTTCATGCCCTGCGCTTAGAGCCTTACCTGATTACCACGGGCAAGCGACACCCGTCGTTGCAGAAATATTTTGAAGTGGCGGTGGAGCGCATCGCCGCCAGCCGTTGTTGCCTGATACACGGCGACTTCAGCCCGAAAAATCTCCTGGTGTCGGATAGTCGCTTCGTGGTGCTGGATTGTGAGGTGGCGTGTTTTGGTGATCCGGTCTTCGATCTGGCGTTCCTGCTTAATCATTTTTTCCTCAAAGCGCTGCGCAAACCTGAAGACGCGCTTGCGATCCTGGCGCTGGCATCAGCGGTTTGGGCGTGTTATCAGCGTGCGGCCGGGCCGGTGGTGGATGCCGATTTTGAACACCGGTTGACGGGTTTATTGCCATTGCTGATGTTGGCACGGGTAGATGGAAAATCGCCGGTGGAATATCTCGGCAAACCCCAGCAGGCGTTGATCAGAACCTTTGTTGCTGAGTTGTTACCCGCACCACCCAAATCATTGTCGGGGTTGATTGCGACCTGGACCAAAACGTTAGAAGAAGAGTCTTGTTGTGAAAATAGCTAA
- the eno gene encoding phosphopyruvate hydratase — protein MKIANVSAFQIFDSRGFPTLEVEVTLANGVKASGLVPSGASTGQFEALELRDGDPKRLRGKSVFKALSHVNHEIAKALIGMDVTRQEAIDARLVELDGTTNKSRLGANATLGVSMACARAAARHQGVELYEYLGQGQGNLIPLNEIQIFGGGAHAGWAIDIQDFLMIAVGAKSYEETLEMTFNVYHAAGDIMREQNRAAGLADEGGWWPVFNSNEEPFEFFLEAIKRAGYRPGKDVAISLDIAASDLFDGEHYRFKKEGKTFTPTEFCELMETWCTRYPIISIEDPFADTDFASWARFTERLGHRVQIIGDDLFTTNINRIAEGIDKKLANAVLIKLNQIGTVSETLQAIRLTQQAGWLPVVSARSGETEDAFISHLAVATNAGQLKVGSFARSERMVKWNENLRIQRSLGDKARFIGARLYERIFSD, from the coding sequence GTGAAAATAGCTAATGTCAGTGCGTTTCAGATATTTGATTCGCGGGGCTTTCCCACCCTGGAGGTGGAAGTGACTCTCGCCAATGGCGTGAAAGCATCGGGCCTGGTGCCTTCTGGCGCCAGTACCGGCCAATTTGAAGCGTTGGAACTGCGCGATGGTGATCCCAAGCGGCTGCGCGGTAAATCGGTATTCAAGGCGCTGAGCCATGTGAATCATGAAATCGCCAAAGCCTTGATTGGTATGGATGTGACCCGGCAGGAGGCGATTGATGCCCGCCTGGTTGAACTCGACGGTACCACGAATAAATCCCGCCTGGGTGCCAATGCCACCCTCGGCGTTTCCATGGCCTGTGCCCGCGCTGCAGCCAGACATCAGGGCGTAGAGTTGTACGAGTATTTAGGACAGGGGCAGGGCAACCTGATTCCGCTCAATGAAATCCAGATTTTTGGCGGCGGTGCCCATGCCGGCTGGGCCATTGATATTCAGGATTTTCTGATGATCGCGGTGGGTGCCAAATCCTACGAAGAAACGCTGGAAATGACCTTCAATGTCTACCACGCCGCCGGGGACATCATGCGCGAGCAAAACCGCGCCGCCGGTCTTGCCGATGAAGGTGGCTGGTGGCCGGTATTCAATTCCAATGAAGAGCCGTTTGAGTTTTTTCTGGAGGCCATCAAACGCGCCGGCTACCGGCCGGGCAAAGATGTTGCGATTTCGCTGGATATCGCCGCCAGCGACCTGTTTGATGGTGAGCATTACCGGTTTAAAAAAGAAGGCAAAACGTTCACGCCGACTGAGTTCTGCGAGCTGATGGAAACCTGGTGTACCCGCTACCCGATTATTTCCATCGAAGATCCGTTTGCCGATACCGACTTTGCCAGCTGGGCAAGATTTACCGAGCGGCTTGGGCACAGGGTGCAAATCATTGGCGATGACCTGTTTACCACCAATATCAATCGCATAGCTGAAGGTATTGATAAAAAGCTTGCCAACGCGGTGCTGATTAAACTCAATCAGATCGGCACGGTATCGGAAACCCTGCAAGCCATCAGACTGACCCAGCAGGCAGGTTGGCTGCCCGTGGTCTCCGCCCGTTCGGGTGAGACGGAAGATGCCTTCATTTCCCATCTCGCCGTTGCCACCAATGCCGGCCAGTTGAAAGTCGGTTCCTTTGCCCGCAGTGAGCGCATGGTGAAATGGAATGAAAACCTGCGCATTCAGCGCAGTTTGGGTGATAAAGCCAGGTTCATTGGTGCGCGGCTATACGAGCGCATCTTCAGCGATTGA
- a CDS encoding polysaccharide deacetylase family protein, which yields MKYAVSAVFVLALMVPGMFWLSKQADIQLLGGLFYRLETQEKVVALTFDDGPTPGKTEHILTILDAHDVSATFYLVGEAMTRHPEYARLIVQAGHELGNHSYTHARMMFKSYDWIADEIERTDQLIRDAGYEGEITFRPPYGRKFLMLPLYLKRRQIQTVTWDVEPDSELPLDASPGALSQFAIEQVKPGSVILMHVMFDSRANSMAAIEPMIVGLKAKGYRFVTVAELLAMRGE from the coding sequence ATGAAGTATGCCGTTTCAGCCGTTTTTGTTCTCGCACTGATGGTTCCCGGTATGTTCTGGCTGAGCAAACAGGCCGACATTCAATTGTTGGGCGGGTTGTTTTACCGGTTGGAGACTCAGGAAAAGGTGGTGGCGCTGACCTTTGACGATGGCCCCACACCCGGAAAAACCGAACACATACTGACCATTCTGGATGCCCACGATGTGTCAGCCACCTTTTATCTGGTGGGGGAAGCCATGACACGGCACCCTGAGTATGCACGCCTGATCGTGCAAGCCGGCCATGAACTGGGTAATCATTCGTACACTCACGCCAGAATGATGTTTAAAAGTTACGATTGGATTGCAGATGAAATCGAACGAACAGACCAGCTGATACGCGACGCGGGCTATGAAGGAGAGATAACCTTTCGGCCACCCTATGGACGCAAATTTCTGATGTTACCCTTGTATCTGAAGCGCCGTCAGATTCAGACCGTAACCTGGGATGTGGAGCCCGACAGTGAATTGCCGCTGGACGCCAGCCCGGGCGCGCTCAGCCAATTTGCCATAGAACAGGTTAAGCCCGGCTCGGTCATTTTAATGCACGTGATGTTTGATTCGCGCGCGAACTCCATGGCGGCCATTGAGCCAATGATTGTTGGGTTAAAAGCGAAGGGGTATCGGTTTGTAACGGTGGCGGAGTTATTGGCGATGCGGGGGGAGTGA
- a CDS encoding 2-dehydro-3-deoxy-6-phosphogalactonate aldolase, translated as MSSPQFTQYLAECPLIAIIRGVKPDEVEAVATTLLDAGIRIIEIPLNSPDPLNSIERLARAVEGRGICGAGTVTQVEQVQQVKNVGGEIIVSPNTNPDVIKATLAAGMVSLPGCLTPTDCFTAIGAGATHLKLFPIGDLGPVYFKSLMAVMPKHITTLAVGGMHEGNLAEYWDIGARGYGFGTNIYAAGDTLEQVRTKADLLMTAAAKLPRN; from the coding sequence ATGTCCAGCCCACAATTTACCCAGTATCTGGCGGAATGCCCCTTGATTGCCATCATCCGGGGCGTAAAACCCGACGAAGTGGAGGCTGTGGCCACCACCCTGCTGGATGCCGGCATCCGGATCATCGAAATTCCCCTGAATTCACCCGACCCGCTCAACAGCATAGAGCGCCTGGCACGCGCCGTGGAAGGCCGCGGCATCTGCGGCGCTGGCACGGTGACCCAGGTGGAGCAGGTGCAGCAGGTGAAAAACGTGGGCGGCGAGATCATTGTGTCGCCCAATACCAATCCCGACGTCATTAAGGCGACTCTCGCCGCTGGCATGGTATCCCTGCCCGGCTGCCTGACCCCGACCGATTGCTTCACTGCCATTGGCGCGGGTGCCACGCATCTGAAACTGTTTCCCATTGGCGACCTGGGCCCGGTGTATTTCAAATCACTGATGGCGGTGATGCCCAAGCACATAACCACGCTGGCCGTAGGCGGCATGCACGAAGGCAACCTGGCCGAATACTGGGACATAGGCGCACGCGGTTATGGCTTTGGCACCAACATTTACGCAGCCGGCGACACGCTGGAGCAGGTTCGCACCAAAGCCGACCTGCTCATGACCGCCGCTGCCAAACTCCCTCGCAACTGA